The DNA region GGTTCAACAACGGGTTGAGCCAGATCATGCGCCGCGACCGCCGTCGCAGCGTGGCAAGCGCCTGCGCCAGAAGCTCCGGCTCACCGGTGTCGTAACCGTCGCTGACGATGATCACGCCGGTGCGCGAATGCACCAGGCGCGCCGCGTGGTCGCGGTTGAAATCCCGCAGGCATTCGCCGATGCGCGTGCCCCCGGCCCATCCGGCGGCAAGGAGGTGCAGGCGTTCCTGCGATCGCCACGGGTCCGGGTCGCGCAGCGCCTCCGCCACGCCGGTGATGCGGGTGTGGAAAATGAAGCAATGCACGTCGGCCAACTCGGCGCACAGCGCGCGCGCAAGGCGCAGGTAAAAAAAGCTGTAGAGGCTCATCGAACGGCTCACGTCCAGGAGCAACAGCAGGCGCGGGCGCACGCGACGGCGTTCCTTCCAGGCGAGCCGCAACGGCGTGCCGCCGCAGGCCACGCTCTGCCGAATGGTGCCCTGCAAGTCGAGCCGGCGGCCGTGATGAAAGCGTGCTTCACGGCGCAGATGAAGGTGCTTCAGGCGCCTGGCGAAACGGCGCATCAGCGCCTCGATGTCGCGCGCGTGTTCTGCCTGATTCAACTCGCGAAAATCCGTGGACGCCAGGGATTCTTCGCGGCTCGCTCCGTGTCTGGCGGTGCCAGCGTCAGCGTCGCCGGCGACTCCGTGGCCCGCACCGGCGGCAGGCTCGATTTCGCCGCCGTCGCGCACCCCAGCAGTCGCCTCCCGCGCCCCGGCGGCAACAACGTTGCTTTCCACGAATATTTTTTTGTTCGGCGGCAGGAAGTAGGCGTCGAACAGGGCATCGAAGCGCCGCCATTCGTCGCCACGGCCGCATAGCAGCGCCTTGAGGCTCCAGCGCAGGATCTGCTGATCGAGAATCCCGGTCTGCACGGCCGTTTCGAGCACGCGGATCGAATCTGCGCCGCCTACACCGTAGCCGTTGGCGCGCAGGAACCCGGCAAAGCCTGTCAGACGCGCCTGCAAGGCTGCGCCCGGGTCAACGGCCGGGGAAGCGGCGACGATCAACATGCCGCCGCAATCCGGGCGACGACCTCCCGGGTAAACCCGGCGCGGTCCTCACGGGTCTTGATGAGGGCACTCAGGGTTTCGAGGATGCGCTCCGCCCCGTCGTCGTCGATCACGGAAATTCCCATGCGCAACAGGGCCGCCGTCCAGTCGAGCGTC from Betaproteobacteria bacterium includes:
- a CDS encoding VWA domain-containing protein, yielding MLIVAASPAVDPGAALQARLTGFAGFLRANGYGVGGADSIRVLETAVQTGILDQQILRWSLKALLCGRGDEWRRFDALFDAYFLPPNKKIFVESNVVAAGAREATAGVRDGGEIEPAAGAGHGVAGDADAGTARHGASREESLASTDFRELNQAEHARDIEALMRRFARRLKHLHLRREARFHHGRRLDLQGTIRQSVACGGTPLRLAWKERRRVRPRLLLLLDVSRSMSLYSFFYLRLARALCAELADVHCFIFHTRITGVAEALRDPDPWRSQERLHLLAAGWAGGTRIGECLRDFNRDHAARLVHSRTGVIIVSDGYDTGEPELLAQALATLRRRSRRMIWLNPLLNQPGFSPESRGMQAAMPHIDLLAPGADLAGIERVLPRIIEALR